Part of the Novosphingobium sp. KA1 genome is shown below.
CTCGAACACGTCGCCGCCGATGATTGCCAGCAGTTCCTTGCCGAGCAGGATCGCCACCGTCACCACGACGACGCCGCCGATACCGGCGATCTTGCTGGTCTGCATCGCCAGCTTGCGGAACTCGTCGGCCTGTGAGGAAACGCGGGCGCGCGCCACTTCGGCGTAGACCGAACGGGTCAGCAACGAGGACAGCTTGGTGAGCGCCTGCGACAGCTGCGAGGCCAGCCGGTAGAGACCCGCCGCCTTGGTGCCGACCCAGGCACCGACGACCAGCAGCGGGCCGTTCTTGACCGCGGCATCAAGCGTCGAGCCGACATAGGTGACCATGAAGAAGCGGCCGATGCCGGGGTTTTCGGCCAGCGCCTGGCGCCATTGCAGCGCCGTGCGCCAGTTCACCGCCGCGGGCGCGAGCCGGCGTGCCATGATCCAGTAGAGCAGCGCCTCGAGCAGGTCGATCGCCGCCCAGGCGAACAGGAAGCGACCCACCGTCGGACCCGTCAGCCAGATCACCACGGCGGCGATGAGACGCCCGGTGGGCACGATCGCCTCGACGTAGACGGCCATGTCGAAGCGGTGCAGCGCACGCACGATCCCGGTCGGCGCCGAAACCAGCGCCCATAGCGAGGCACAGCAGAACCAGAAGGCCACGTCCATGTACTGGGGATTGAGCTCCAGCATATGCGCAAAGCCGTAGATCAGGATCGCGGCAAGCCCGCAGCCCATGACCGCGCCCAGCGCATCGAGCACCCCGCACAGCATGCCGAGACGCCCGAACTTGCCCCAGTCCTGGTTGTGGACATGCTCGCTGCCGTACCGCACGACCACACGCCAGGTCTGGAAACCGGCAATCGCGATGAGCGCCTGCGCGGTGCCGAAGATCAGCGAGAAGTGCCCGAAATCCTTGAGCCCCAGCGTACGCGTGAGGATGGCGAGATAACCGATGCCGCATACCGCGCCGAACCCCTTGCCGCCCAGCAACCAGGCGGTGTTCTGAAGGATCCGGCCCAGTGGAGAGCTGCTCTCTTTGGGTGGGCGTTTGGGAGACATTGAGCCTGCATTGGACGAGGGGAAGGCGACTTGCAAGCCAGTCGCCTAATCCCGATTGCCCTTGCATGAACGTCAACCGCGCAAACCGCGCAGGCTTGCCTGCCCCGGCCCTTCACGCCGCACCTTTCCCTTTTGCCCCGCGATCACTAGATGCTGACCCATCTCCCCCGTGAACATGAATGTGAACCCGATGATCGAACACGCCATTCTTCTCAGCGCCGGCCAGGGCTCGCGCCTGCTTCCGCTCACCGCCGAGCGCCCCAAGTGCATGATCGACTTTTCCGGTCGCTCACTGATCGAATGGCAGATCGAGATGCTCGCACGCGGCGGCGTCAAGCGCATCGACGTCGTCACCGGCTTCATGACCGACATGCTCGAAGACCACCTCCAGTCGATCAAGGACCCGCGCGTCGAGATCACCGTGCGCTTCAACCCCTTCTTCAAGGTGGCGGACAACCTCGGTTCATGCTGGATCGCCCGCGAGGCGATGCGCGGCGACTTCCTGATCCTCAACGGCGACACGCTGGTTTCGGAAGAGATCGTCCACAAGGTCCAGCAGGGCGCGACCGACAAGGACGGCAATCTCTGGCCGATCGCGGTCACCGTCGACGTCAAGCAGGACGGCTACGACAGCGACGACATGAAGGTGGAGCGCACCGGTGACGGCCGTCTCGTCCACATCGGCAAGACGCTGACCGCCGAGCAGTCGAATTCCGAATCGATCGGCTTCCTTGCCTTCCGCGGCGAAGGGGCGGACCTGTTCCGCGAAACCGTACGCCAGGCGATGCGCACCCCCGAAGGCGTTCAGCACTGGTATCTGAAGGTGATCGATTCGATCGCGCCCACCGGCAAGGTCGGCACCAACTCGATCGAGGGCATGAACTGGGCCGAAGTCGACTTCCTCAACGACATCGAGATCGCAACGAAGCTGACCGACACCTGGGCGTAAAAAGGGCCTGCCCGCGGGAACCGGAAGCCGAAAAAATGGGCGGTCCCGAAAGACCGCCCTGTAAGTTGGGGAGAAGCGGTTCGCACCATCCGCCGTGGCGGGTGGTGCAAGACCGGCAGGCATTTCTCTTGCAGGCATTCCGGATTTCGCCATTGATCGCGGTCAAATTGGAGCAGCGCTTTCGATTTATCGACCGCTGCTCTTAAAATCCGCGGGTCACCGCCGTCCTTGCGCGCCTATGGACGCCCATCGTTTCAAGCCGACACCGGTCCCCCGCGCGCGCCGGCGCGGGCAGCTCACCCGCTTCACCCTGACCGACTCGCAAGGGCAGCCGATCGAAGTGATCGTCCGCGACATCTCCGCGCGCGGGCTGAGCGCTGCCGCCTTGCGGGACGCGCCCGCGCTGAATGCAGTGGTGCGGGCAAAACTGGAGGATGGGCGCGAGCTGTGGGGCCTCGTGCGCTGGGCCGAGGGCAACCTGTTCGGCGTGGAGTTCGAAACGCCGGCGGCGTGAGGGTCACACCGCCGAACTGAAGCGCCGCAGCGA
Proteins encoded:
- a CDS encoding lipopolysaccharide biosynthesis protein, with translation MSPKRPPKESSSPLGRILQNTAWLLGGKGFGAVCGIGYLAILTRTLGLKDFGHFSLIFGTAQALIAIAGFQTWRVVVRYGSEHVHNQDWGKFGRLGMLCGVLDALGAVMGCGLAAILIYGFAHMLELNPQYMDVAFWFCCASLWALVSAPTGIVRALHRFDMAVYVEAIVPTGRLIAAVVIWLTGPTVGRFLFAWAAIDLLEALLYWIMARRLAPAAVNWRTALQWRQALAENPGIGRFFMVTYVGSTLDAAVKNGPLLVVGAWVGTKAAGLYRLASQLSQALTKLSSLLTRSVYAEVARARVSSQADEFRKLAMQTSKIAGIGGVVVVTVAILLGKELLAIIGGDVFERGEAILVPLTVGACFDFASVAFEPVLHSTGRAQHSLIARLLSVVALALGMVFFIPLGPSGAAWAVALAGAVSYLAMGAMAWHTLNLIDRKQISIIDPQAEEEAEAATGAGAGEPGSTAG
- a CDS encoding sugar phosphate nucleotidyltransferase, with the translated sequence MIEHAILLSAGQGSRLLPLTAERPKCMIDFSGRSLIEWQIEMLARGGVKRIDVVTGFMTDMLEDHLQSIKDPRVEITVRFNPFFKVADNLGSCWIAREAMRGDFLILNGDTLVSEEIVHKVQQGATDKDGNLWPIAVTVDVKQDGYDSDDMKVERTGDGRLVHIGKTLTAEQSNSESIGFLAFRGEGADLFRETVRQAMRTPEGVQHWYLKVIDSIAPTGKVGTNSIEGMNWAEVDFLNDIEIATKLTDTWA
- a CDS encoding histidine kinase, with product MDAHRFKPTPVPRARRRGQLTRFTLTDSQGQPIEVIVRDISARGLSAAALRDAPALNAVVRAKLEDGRELWGLVRWAEGNLFGVEFETPAA